A single region of the Chthoniobacterales bacterium genome encodes:
- a CDS encoding VacJ family lipoprotein — protein MKSCLLFAVGIALPFAVVGCAGKSSHQAPATAPVNATSSDGKSVAGEDDWDNAAEVKVSDPIEPVNRGVFWVNHQLYTYIGKPFSTAYEFIFPELVRRGIRNAYDNVRFPVRFVNHTLQGRLDRTAKETGKFLVNTTAGVGGVMTPADKIPALAEVPRADTGQTFAKWGIPHGPYLVFPVLGPTTCRELVGTAGDAALNPLSWVSLIFPGAAWTLGVTAPGGAHTVPDQMDRYDAATKDALDPYISARTGYIQYRNAAAKR, from the coding sequence ATGAAAAGCTGCCTGCTATTTGCCGTTGGCATCGCGCTGCCGTTCGCGGTCGTCGGATGCGCCGGGAAATCTTCGCACCAAGCGCCGGCCACCGCGCCCGTGAATGCAACCTCGTCCGACGGGAAATCGGTCGCCGGGGAAGACGATTGGGACAACGCTGCCGAGGTCAAGGTTTCCGATCCCATAGAGCCGGTGAACCGTGGTGTTTTCTGGGTGAATCACCAACTCTACACCTACATCGGCAAGCCTTTCTCGACAGCTTACGAGTTCATATTCCCGGAACTGGTCCGGCGCGGCATCCGCAACGCCTATGACAACGTCCGCTTCCCGGTCCGCTTCGTCAACCACACGCTGCAAGGACGCCTCGATCGGACGGCCAAGGAAACGGGCAAGTTTCTTGTGAACACGACGGCGGGGGTGGGCGGCGTGATGACTCCTGCCGACAAAATTCCCGCGTTGGCCGAGGTGCCCCGCGCGGATACCGGCCAGACTTTCGCCAAGTGGGGGATTCCCCATGGACCTTACCTCGTTTTTCCCGTGCTTGGCCCTACGACCTGCCGCGAACTGGTTGGCACGGCGGGAGACGCCGCGCTCAATCCCTTGTCCTGGGTCAGCCTGATATTTCCGGGCGCGGCTTGGACGCTCGGTGTCACGGCACCCGGCGGTGCCCACACGGTTCCCGACCAGATGGATCGCTACGACGCTGCGACCAAGGACGCTCTCGATCCCTACATTTCCGCCCGCACGGGATACATCCAATATCGCAACGCCGCAGCCAAGCGTTAG